CCGTCGTGGTGGGCGCGGCCGGGGCGGGCGTCTGGACGGCGTTCGGACGCCCGCTGCCCGCTCAGCGCCAGGCGGCCGCCGCCCTGCGGGCGACCGGGCTCGGTCTCGTCACGCTGTGCGGCGGCGGCGCGGTCGTCGCGGCGGTCTCGCTCGCCTGGCACGCGGGCGAGGCGCAGACCGCGTACGCGGGTCTCACGGGGGAGTGGTCGGGGCGGGTGGCGGTGCTGCTGCTGGTCCTCGCGCTGCTGCCGAACATGGCCGTCTGGGGAGCCGCGTACGGGCTCGGCCCCGGCTTCACCCTCGGCACGGGCGCGCTCGCGACCCCGCTGGGCCTCGTCGGTGACCCGGCGGTACCGCACTTCCCGCTGCTCGCCGCGCTGCCCGACGACGGGCGCGGCGGCTGGATCCACTGGGCGGCCGCGGCGGTCCCGCTGACCGCCGTGCTGCTCCAGGGTGGCCGGGTGGGCCGCGCGGCGCGGACCTGGACGGCCCGGGACACGTCGCTGACGGCGCTGGGCGCGGCCTGGGGCTGCGGTGCGGTGGTCGCCGTGCTCTCGGCCGCGGCGGGCGGTCCGCTCGGCACGGCCCGGCTGTCGGCGTTCGGTCCGGTGTGGTGGCAGACGGGCGCGGCGACGGTCCTGTGGGGTGCCTGCGTCGGGGTGCCGGTGGCTCTGGGGGTACGGGCCTGGGGCCGCCGCGTCCCGCGCGCGAAGCGGCCGCCGCTGTCCGGGGAGGCCCCCGCGGTGGAGATGAGGGCGGCGCGGGCGGTGGCGGCCGTGCCCACGGGGCCCGGGGCCGGTTCCGTACCCGTCGGCGGTCCCGTACCCCCGCCGACCGCCTCGGCCCCGGACGCGGCGGAGACCGGGGAGGCGCACCGGGACGCCGCTCCGGCGGCGCCCGTCGGGGCGGCCGGAGCGAAGGCCGCCGGCCAGGGGCTCGACGACGGCCCGCCGTACGACACCTACGACCCGTACGGCGACTCCGTCTTCGAGCCCTACGACTACCTTCC
This sequence is a window from Streptomyces sp. NBC_00691. Protein-coding genes within it:
- a CDS encoding cell division protein PerM, producing MTHVTEHPLVRGGRSAALATACVRGGVAAGLGLGALAVLVTAGWISSPYPDSGPGGALHLAAGLWLLAHGVDLVRTDTLSGLPAPLGIVPMLLTALPLWLVHRATRDTLDGADDGDRRPPSAGGAVAAVTGGYLLVAAAVVVYGESGPLPAEPLSAGFWLPAVVVGAAGAGVWTAFGRPLPAQRQAAAALRATGLGLVTLCGGGAVVAAVSLAWHAGEAQTAYAGLTGEWSGRVAVLLLVLALLPNMAVWGAAYGLGPGFTLGTGALATPLGLVGDPAVPHFPLLAALPDDGRGGWIHWAAAAVPLTAVLLQGGRVGRAARTWTARDTSLTALGAAWGCGAVVAVLSAAAGGPLGTARLSAFGPVWWQTGAATVLWGACVGVPVALGVRAWGRRVPRAKRPPLSGEAPAVEMRAARAVAAVPTGPGAGSVPVGGPVPPPTASAPDAAETGEAHRDAAPAAPVGAAGAKAAGQGLDDGPPYDTYDPYGDSVFEPYDYLPAAWEPGAPPPPPPPATP